The Dehalococcoidia bacterium genome includes a window with the following:
- a CDS encoding response regulator, whose protein sequence is MDHRRVLVVDDDPVILRFVSANLRARGFNVVTATEGESALKTMASAPPDLIILDIMMPGFDGIEVCRRIREHSRVPVMIMSARAEIASQVSATLYVANDYLCKPFAIEELLSHVRALLHIGDGKENRPEAKHTGNSVLPLQQPAHSRTSHQVFDIS, encoded by the coding sequence ATGGACCACAGACGTGTTCTTGTAGTGGATGATGACCCCGTCATCCTCAGATTTGTCAGCGCAAATCTGAGAGCGCGCGGTTTCAATGTGGTAACCGCTACCGAAGGGGAATCGGCCCTCAAAACGATGGCAAGCGCTCCGCCCGATCTGATAATACTGGATATCATGATGCCTGGATTTGATGGCATTGAAGTGTGCCGGCGCATTCGCGAACACTCGCGGGTACCGGTCATGATAATGTCTGCAAGAGCGGAGATTGCCAGTCAAGTGTCGGCAACGCTTTATGTCGCCAATGATTACCTCTGCAAGCCATTCGCCATAGAGGAATTACTGTCCCACGTGCGGGCGTTGCTCCACATTGGGGACGGCAAGGAAAACCGCCCTGAAGCCAAGCATACCGGTAACTCTGTTTTGCCGTTACAACAGCCTGCCCACAGTCGCACAAGTCACCAGGTATTCGATATATCTTGA
- a CDS encoding PAS domain S-box protein yields the protein MKSALILVVEDDSAIAEDLQDRLKRMGHDTLVAHTGEDAVRYAGEITPDLLLVDIDLQGNIDAVDTAAYISNRWNIPLIYLTDYSDATNLEGAKATSPLAYLTKPLKDRELQTNIGMALHRHRIGTLLEANAEKYKAIFENARDVIYCLDEQGIIVDVSNAIENTLGYRKAEVLGKHFADTQSIVPEMREQLIGLYGKILSSELNQPVYSEAIHKDGHRILVEADHDPITLENGKRGILVITRDITKHEEIEQAIREKNHLLHAQNEQLRAIEEDLKSRIDEIAEAKSYSEGLLGSMTDGLCVVDLKGTLIDVNDAYLKLLGFSKREDVVGLQALQVLSVVADPAEVEKASASLQKCFAGLQMSYHEMAFTPMGSDPVVTSNSSNVVRDATGAPRLIFGVMRDITEKKRVEMLADMQLRLSQALSATNKLDEGLRLSLDTVLKVSEMDSGGIYLVDESSGGLRLECHCGLSADFISSVSYHEPNSPSTLLVMDAMPLYTNYMNLGIPLDDVRKREGLQASAILPVVHNHRVIACINVASHSKNEVPALVRNALEQIASQIGESISRLKAQDALYESEERYRRLAENATDVIWTMDMNLRFTYNSPSVTRIYGYSVEESMAHSLKDIFTPESRGMVTNLFQSELQLELNEPEEVLRSIQFEAEQYRKDGSTIWTHSHARFLRGSDGKPAGIIGVTRDITERKRLENALRQSDELYRALADNSLLGIAVMDAEYKIITVNATFASLFQKPADDFTGKYCFNEFEKRSAICSHCPGARAMASGRTAEVETQGIRDDGSCFYARNRAVPVFGPDGTVSGFIEIVEDIDKQKRAEIALRESEEKFRALAEYSPDTIVRVDRNYRLLYTNAAQANWTGIPQDEWIGKTSRELGLSEEMCQLGENAIDEVFLTGKAKRLEFSFPDGRCFDSILRPELDTEGNVKAIICSSRDISAQKQIENELRQSRETYRVAAEAFPDAIGIMDLQGTLTYVSQQAISMFGYQNAEEMMGRSFADFVATTESQEEMALRFQKTLAEGISKDVAFTLAKKDGTRFAASISAAVIRDASGTPTRIIGFTKDITDRKRAELEEARAKALEELDRMKTALLASVSHELRTPLTSIKGLASTLVQPDVTWDLQTQHEFLYEIDQAANRLTYIVSDLIDMSQLEAGTMRMENVPGKISTILNQINRQLTTASQKHKFEIEAASDLPMINCDTVRIGQVITNLVSNAASYSDEGTTITLEARHVGENIEISVTDQGIGISNNELERVFDRFYRLETGVTRRRGGSGLGLSICKGIIERHGGKIWAESQEGKGSQFTFTLPISKMSEP from the coding sequence ATGAAGTCAGCTCTGATTCTTGTGGTTGAAGACGATTCTGCCATCGCGGAAGACCTCCAGGATCGGCTCAAACGCATGGGTCATGACACCCTGGTGGCCCATACCGGCGAGGATGCCGTCCGGTATGCCGGAGAAATCACCCCGGACCTGCTGCTCGTGGATATCGATCTGCAAGGCAACATCGATGCAGTAGATACTGCCGCGTACATCAGCAATCGATGGAATATTCCTCTGATCTACCTGACGGACTATTCGGACGCGACCAATCTGGAAGGAGCCAAAGCCACCAGTCCACTGGCATACCTCACCAAACCCCTCAAAGACCGTGAACTGCAGACCAACATTGGAATGGCTCTCCACCGACATCGAATCGGGACCCTATTAGAAGCAAATGCGGAAAAATACAAGGCCATTTTTGAGAACGCCCGGGATGTCATCTACTGTCTCGATGAACAGGGCATAATCGTTGATGTCAGCAATGCGATAGAGAACACCTTGGGTTACAGAAAAGCGGAGGTGCTGGGAAAGCATTTCGCCGACACGCAATCGATTGTCCCCGAAATGAGAGAACAGCTGATTGGCCTCTACGGCAAAATTCTTTCCAGCGAACTCAATCAGCCGGTCTACTCGGAAGCTATCCACAAAGATGGCCACCGCATTCTCGTCGAGGCGGACCACGATCCTATCACGCTTGAAAACGGCAAACGAGGCATTCTCGTTATCACTAGAGATATCACCAAGCATGAAGAGATAGAACAGGCGATACGTGAGAAGAACCATCTTCTCCATGCCCAGAATGAGCAACTTCGCGCCATCGAAGAGGACCTCAAATCAAGGATCGATGAAATAGCAGAAGCCAAATCCTACAGCGAGGGATTGCTCGGGAGCATGACCGACGGCCTCTGCGTGGTTGATCTTAAAGGAACGCTGATTGATGTCAATGACGCCTACTTGAAACTGTTGGGTTTCTCTAAAAGAGAAGATGTTGTGGGACTTCAGGCACTACAAGTGCTGAGTGTGGTGGCCGATCCGGCTGAGGTGGAGAAGGCTTCTGCCAGTTTGCAGAAATGCTTTGCGGGCCTACAGATGAGTTATCACGAGATGGCCTTCACGCCCATGGGCAGCGACCCCGTGGTAACGTCCAATTCAAGCAATGTAGTCAGAGATGCCACAGGCGCGCCAAGGTTGATATTTGGCGTGATGAGAGACATCACCGAAAAAAAACGAGTGGAGATGCTGGCTGATATGCAACTCCGCCTTTCCCAGGCCTTGTCTGCTACCAACAAGCTTGATGAAGGTCTTAGACTCAGCCTTGACACAGTTCTCAAAGTCTCTGAAATGGATTCAGGAGGGATATACCTGGTTGATGAGAGTTCTGGAGGACTGAGGCTGGAATGCCACTGCGGATTGTCAGCCGATTTCATCTCCAGCGTCTCCTACCATGAGCCCAACTCTCCGAGTACTCTACTCGTGATGGACGCCATGCCCCTGTATACCAACTACATGAATCTGGGCATTCCTCTGGATGATGTCAGAAAACGTGAGGGCCTGCAGGCCAGTGCGATTCTTCCGGTTGTCCACAATCACCGGGTAATAGCCTGTATCAACGTGGCCTCCCACTCAAAGAATGAAGTCCCCGCCCTTGTGCGCAACGCGCTGGAGCAGATCGCCAGCCAGATAGGAGAAAGCATTTCCCGATTGAAGGCACAAGATGCGCTGTATGAGAGCGAGGAGCGATACCGTCGCTTGGCCGAAAACGCCACCGATGTGATCTGGACGATGGACATGAATCTCCGATTTACCTACAACAGTCCTTCGGTTACCCGAATCTACGGATATTCTGTCGAAGAATCAATGGCCCATTCACTGAAAGACATCTTTACACCTGAATCGCGGGGAATGGTGACAAACCTTTTCCAGAGCGAGCTGCAACTTGAGCTGAACGAACCTGAAGAGGTGCTACGCTCTATACAATTCGAAGCTGAACAATACCGCAAGGACGGTTCGACCATCTGGACCCATTCTCATGCCAGATTCCTGCGAGGTTCCGACGGCAAGCCTGCAGGGATCATCGGAGTAACACGTGACATAACCGAACGCAAACGGCTTGAGAATGCGCTACGTCAAAGCGATGAGCTCTATCGCGCACTGGCAGACAACAGTCTACTCGGTATTGCCGTAATGGACGCGGAATACAAGATTATCACCGTGAATGCTACGTTTGCCAGCCTGTTCCAGAAACCGGCCGACGATTTTACGGGCAAGTACTGTTTCAACGAGTTCGAGAAGCGCTCAGCCATCTGTTCGCATTGTCCCGGAGCACGGGCTATGGCTTCAGGGAGAACAGCGGAGGTCGAAACCCAGGGGATACGAGACGACGGCAGCTGTTTCTACGCCAGGAACCGTGCCGTTCCGGTCTTCGGGCCGGATGGCACGGTGTCTGGATTCATCGAGATAGTCGAAGACATCGATAAACAGAAGCGTGCGGAGATAGCACTGCGCGAGAGCGAGGAGAAGTTCCGTGCGCTCGCTGAATATTCGCCTGATACAATCGTGCGCGTTGACCGGAACTACAGGCTTTTGTACACGAATGCGGCCCAGGCAAATTGGACAGGCATTCCTCAAGATGAATGGATCGGTAAAACCAGCCGTGAATTAGGCTTGTCGGAGGAAATGTGCCAGCTAGGTGAAAACGCAATCGATGAAGTGTTTCTGACTGGAAAAGCCAAACGTCTGGAATTCAGCTTTCCCGATGGCCGATGTTTCGATTCGATTCTGAGGCCGGAATTGGATACCGAAGGCAACGTGAAAGCGATCATTTGTTCCTCACGGGATATCAGCGCACAAAAGCAGATTGAGAATGAACTGAGGCAATCGAGGGAAACATATCGGGTTGCAGCGGAAGCATTCCCGGATGCCATAGGCATAATGGATCTGCAGGGAACTCTCACTTACGTATCCCAGCAAGCAATCAGTATGTTCGGTTATCAGAATGCTGAGGAAATGATGGGGAGAAGCTTCGCAGATTTTGTGGCCACAACTGAAAGCCAGGAAGAGATGGCTCTCCGTTTTCAAAAAACCTTAGCAGAAGGCATTTCAAAGGACGTAGCGTTTACTCTCGCGAAGAAAGACGGCACTCGATTTGCCGCTTCAATTAGCGCGGCCGTGATCAGAGATGCCTCCGGCACGCCGACCCGCATTATTGGCTTCACCAAGGACATCACCGACCGAAAACGGGCGGAACTGGAAGAGGCCCGGGCCAAGGCACTGGAAGAACTCGACCGGATGAAGACGGCTCTTCTGGCCAGTGTTTCCCATGAACTCAGAACACCCCTCACTTCCATAAAAGGCCTGGCCAGCACCCTCGTTCAACCCGATGTAACCTGGGACCTTCAGACACAGCATGAATTCCTCTATGAGATCGACCAGGCTGCCAACCGGCTGACCTACATCGTGAGTGATCTGATTGATATGTCTCAACTGGAAGCAGGCACGATGAGAATGGAAAATGTGCCCGGCAAGATATCCACTATTCTGAATCAGATTAACCGCCAGTTGACCACGGCATCTCAGAAGCACAAGTTCGAAATCGAAGCAGCATCGGACCTCCCCATGATCAATTGCGACACGGTCCGCATCGGGCAGGTGATCACAAACCTGGTTTCCAACGCCGCCTCCTATTCCGACGAGGGAACAACGATCACCCTGGAAGCAAGGCACGTCGGCGAAAATATTGAGATCAGCGTGACCGATCAGGGGATCGGCATTTCCAATAACGAACTTGAGAGAGTATTTGACCGGTTCTACCGTTTGGAGACCGGGGTGACGCGCCGGAGGGGAGGAAGCGGATTGGGACTATCGATCTGCAAAGGAATCATCGAGCGTCACGGAGGCAAGATTTGGGCAGAGAGCCAAGAAGGCAAGGGCTCCCAATTTACTTTCACCCTGCCCATCTCCAAAATGTCCGAACCGTAG